AGTCGTACGAACTGGTCGAGGCGATCGAGAGCGGCGACCGCGGCGAACTGCGCGAGGAACTGGGCGACGTGCTGCTCCAGGTGGTCTTCCACGCCCGCATCGCGGAGGAGGAGGACGAACCGTTCTCCATCGACGACGTGGCGGCGACGATCGTCGAGAAGCTGATCCACCGCCACCCGCATGTCTTCGGCGACGAGAAGGCGGGGACCCCGGAGGACGTGAAGGAGCACTGGCTCCGTACGAAGGCGGCGGAAAAACAACGCGACTCGATCACCTCGGGCGTCCCCCTGGCCCAACCGGCCCTGGCCCTGGCGGCCAAACTCTCCTCCCGAGTGGCCGCGTCCCCCCTGGAGGTCCCGCTCCCCCAGACGGAGGGCATCGGCTACGAACTCCTGACCCTGGCGTCCCGCTCGGAAGCGTCAGGCACCGACCCGGAGGCCGCCTTGCGGGCGGCGGCCCGCGTGTACAGGGACGCGATCTTGGCGGCGGAATTGGAGGGACGGAGCTCAGAGGGGTAGCCGCCAGCTGGGTCCGTCCGGGGCTCCGAGCCAGACGGTCTGTGCCTCGTCGGTGATGGTCATACCGAAGGCGCTCTGCTCGGGCGCCCCCGCCGCCTGCCAGGTCAGCAGCGCCGTCTCGACCTGGTCCCACAAGCGCAACGGTCCGTTCTGGTGGACCGACCATCCGTCGCGGTTGGACTCCGTCCACGCCTGCGACCCGGTCGCCACGTCCGCGAGGACAACGCCTGTGCGCGAGGTCCACAATTCGGCTGAGGGCGCCGCGAGTTGGGCCACGAAGTGGCCGGTCCAGTCATCCAGGAGGCCGGGGGCGACGCGACTCGTACGGACATCTCCGGGAAGCCGGTGGAACGTCGGGCGCGGCGGGCGCTCGTGGGGTCGGGCGAGCATGTAGGAGATCTGGTCTCCCAGGAAACGGCCGGTGGCGACGCCAGCGCTGTCGAGGGTGAGGCGGATCAAGCCGGAGGCCATCATCCAGCCGTTGAGGGTGGTGGTGATGCTCCCGCCGGCCCGGACCTGCCACAGCCAGGCGCGGGGGATGTGCCGTACGGAACAGGTGGCGACCACGGCGTCGTACTCGGCCCCGTCGCTGTATCCCTCAAGGCCGTCGCCGGTGACGAGGGTCGGCTCGTATCCGGCGGTACGCAGGTGGGCCGCGGCTCGCTCGGCGACACCGGTGTCGTACTCGACCGAGGTCACGTTGGTGTCACCCAGCCGGTGACAGAGGACCGCGGTGGAGTACCCGGTGCCCGTCCCCACCTCAAGCACCCTGTCCCCCTCACGGACGCCCGCCACATCAAGCGTGCGCACGACGAGGGAGGGAAGCGTGGCGGACGACGTGGGCCGCCCGGCCAACGGCCCCGGGGCATCGGCGGCGTCAATGCCCTCCACCTGTGTCACCCAGGTGATGTCGGAGTGGGCGAGCCGCCGCCACTCCTCCTCACCGACGTCCGCGCGGTGCACGGGCTCCCATCTGGACCCATTCATCCGGTAGACGTCGTTACCGAGAAAGACCTCACGGGGCACGTCCTCCACGGCGGCCCGCCACGCGGGATCGGTCAGCGATCCGCTCTCCGCGATCCGGTCGGCGAGGGACCGGAAGGAGCCTCGCGGTGTCTCATGAGCGTTCATAACGCCCTCCCGCGCACCGAAGTCGGTCGGCAAGGGCGACGGTGATCCGTTCCGTGATGGGATCGCGCCCGACGACGCCGACGCCACCGTGGCCATGAAGGCCGAACGCACCGCGGTCGCGCTGCGCCCGGCCAACCGAATCATGGTGGTCCTCGGCGAACAAGCACTCCGTACTCGCAGAGGCACCCCTTCCGACCACGCTGATCAGCTTGCTCACCTCCTGTCACTGATGCGCCTGCCGTTCGTGTCCGTCGGCATCATCCCGGCCGATGTCCAGCGGCGGGCCATCGGCACGATCGGGTTCTGGATCTTCGACCACAACGCGGTCGCACTGGAAACGCCGACCGCCGCCATCAAAGTCACCAGGCCTCAGGAGATAGGGCTCTACCTGGCGATGTTCGACCAACTGCAATCCGAAGCCGTCTACGGGCACGCCGCACGTCAACTTGTGGCCTCGGTACTTGCGAGCCTGTAGGGCTGCCCGAGGTTTTGAGCCGATACTCATTCCGCTCAACTACGAAGGCCACGCCGTCTGAGACGGTGAGCAACGGAGGCGTGCGATGCCGTCGAACGTGCCGAGCTTCGGTGAACTGCTTGGTCAATGCCGCACGTCCGCAGTGCACTTAGAGCTACGTGACTCGTACGCTCCCACGGAACGGTTCGACGCGTGGCGCCGTGGCGAGCGTGTCGACTGGGCCGACCGGCAGTCGTGGTGGCACCCGTACGACCAGTTGATCGCCGACACCGTGGCCCGAGGCGTCACGATCCGCCGGGCCCGGATCGTCTCCGAACCGGTGAGCGAGTACATCCGGTGGGAGCACTACGTGACACACGCCAACGTGACTGCCGGTGAGCAAGTGCGCTGGCTGCCCCGCAGGTTGGCCAACGGGATCGCTCTCCCGGCGAACGACTTCTGGGCGTTCGACGGCACCTTGCTCCGGGTGCACCACTTCTCGGGGGACGGTGCTGTGGTCGAGGACGAGATCACCGAAGACCCGGCGACGGTCGCTCTCTGTGTCGCGGCATTCGACACGGTGTGGGAACGGGCCGTCCCGCATGAGGGCTACAAGATCTGACCGGTGGCGCCGGCGATCAGGCCGCGTACGCCTCGGTGTGCGGGTCTGTGTCTGGGGCCGTGAGCCAGACGAGACGGGCGGACAGGTCCTCGGCTCGGCCGAAGTACCGTACGACGTTTTCGGCGGCGGCGAGCTGCCAACGCCGGTGTCCCTCCACCGAGATGACCTCGGCGGCGCCGTCCGCATGCGCGAGTCCCCACGCGACGACGACAGCGTCGGCGTCCTCCGTACCGACGCGGTACTCCTCCACGACGGCGAAGAGGCGTGGCGCGGTGTCACGCACGAGTTCGTACACCTCCCGCGCGAAGTCGAACGGCTCCGGGGCAGGGCAGTGCGGCGATACGGTCGTCATGGATTTCCCCTGTCGGCGAG
The nucleotide sequence above comes from Streptomyces sp. NBC_01716. Encoded proteins:
- a CDS encoding nucleoside triphosphate pyrophosphohydrolase, with translation MTEEPAVAPGRIVLLTASHRVAPGLLSWPAWQTLREADQVLCGDPGHPQLPYLREAGVTVALAAPTAQELVDACAGGRTVVVLPSGEGDQTLTDGLSRLAGSGRVQMPDLELLPGSYDLPGARLLDLVQVMDRIRAECPWSSTRTHEGLAKYAIEESYELVEAIESGDRGELREELGDVLLQVVFHARIAEEEDEPFSIDDVAATIVEKLIHRHPHVFGDEKAGTPEDVKEHWLRTKAAEKQRDSITSGVPLAQPALALAAKLSSRVAASPLEVPLPQTEGIGYELLTLASRSEASGTDPEAALRAAARVYRDAILAAELEGRSSEG
- a CDS encoding Scr1 family TA system antitoxin-like transcriptional regulator — encoded protein: MAPDDADATVAMKAERTAVALRPANRIMVVLGEQALRTRRGTPSDHADQLAHLLSLMRLPFVSVGIIPADVQRRAIGTIGFWIFDHNAVALETPTAAIKVTRPQEIGLYLAMFDQLQSEAVYGHAARQLVASVLASL
- the tgmC gene encoding ATP-grasp peptide maturase system methyltransferase; translation: MNAHETPRGSFRSLADRIAESGSLTDPAWRAAVEDVPREVFLGNDVYRMNGSRWEPVHRADVGEEEWRRLAHSDITWVTQVEGIDAADAPGPLAGRPTSSATLPSLVVRTLDVAGVREGDRVLEVGTGTGYSTAVLCHRLGDTNVTSVEYDTGVAERAAAHLRTAGYEPTLVTGDGLEGYSDGAEYDAVVATCSVRHIPRAWLWQVRAGGSITTTLNGWMMASGLIRLTLDSAGVATGRFLGDQISYMLARPHERPPRPTFHRLPGDVRTSRVAPGLLDDWTGHFVAQLAAPSAELWTSRTGVVLADVATGSQAWTESNRDGWSVHQNGPLRLWDQVETALLTWQAAGAPEQSAFGMTITDEAQTVWLGAPDGPSWRLPL
- a CDS encoding DUF6879 family protein, which codes for MPSNVPSFGELLGQCRTSAVHLELRDSYAPTERFDAWRRGERVDWADRQSWWHPYDQLIADTVARGVTIRRARIVSEPVSEYIRWEHYVTHANVTAGEQVRWLPRRLANGIALPANDFWAFDGTLLRVHHFSGDGAVVEDEITEDPATVALCVAAFDTVWERAVPHEGYKI